A single window of Nicotiana sylvestris chromosome 5, ASM39365v2, whole genome shotgun sequence DNA harbors:
- the LOC104228759 gene encoding monothiol glutaredoxin-S1-like: MERVMKLGAESPVVIFSKSSCCISHSIETLIRSFGANPTVYELDELPNGREMEKALVELGCKPSVPAVFIGKELVGGSNEIMSLNLRGNKLKQLLIRANAIWV; the protein is encoded by the coding sequence ATGGAAAGAGTGATGAAGTTGGGAGCAGAAAGTCCAGTGGTGATTTTCAGCAAGAGTAGTTGTTGCATCTCTCACAGCATCGAAACCCTAATTCGTAGTTTTGGTGCAAACCCTACAGTTTACGAGCTTGACGAACTTCCGAATGGGAGGGAAATGGAGAAAGCATTGGTTGAATTAGGGTGTAAGCCTAGTGTACCAGCAGTGTTCATTGGGAAAGAATTGGTTGGTGGTTCTAATGAGATCATGAGCCTTAATTTGAGGGGCAATAAGCTCAAGCAACTGCTCATAAGGGCTAACGCAATTTGGGTATAA